The following proteins are co-located in the Paludibaculum fermentans genome:
- a CDS encoding ABC transporter substrate-binding protein, producing MTTPCQLNLVLWFAAVAATWHSAPPPVPIQKRVLVLTSARGEAYGAALSGLRSSLAGYAGEVEVVELTESSIGTGVQDRVDRAHPDAVIAFGTKALSAAAALPQHFPIVATMMFRSESAADLAGPQSRHGQHASVSLDLPLTDLLTHLKRLLPSRTRAGMIRNPSRPGPGTAALRAEAKHAGFTLVIRDCDRTDDLLRTFLSFRDEVDFVWCPPESTLFNGSTIKPLVLASIRSGLPIVGFSENFVRAGAAVGVYPDYEDVGRQTGEVTRLLLERNNDQALAVSPRLWRVALNGRVAQMLGLHYAESSGHDDNRFQVLR from the coding sequence ATGACGACGCCATGCCAACTGAATCTCGTGCTGTGGTTTGCGGCCGTAGCCGCAACCTGGCATTCCGCTCCACCGCCGGTTCCGATCCAGAAGCGAGTGCTGGTACTCACATCGGCGCGAGGGGAGGCCTATGGCGCCGCATTGTCGGGTTTGCGCAGTTCCCTGGCTGGTTACGCGGGAGAAGTCGAGGTGGTTGAACTGACGGAATCGTCAATCGGCACGGGCGTGCAGGACAGAGTTGACCGGGCACATCCGGACGCAGTGATTGCGTTCGGGACGAAGGCCCTGAGTGCAGCGGCGGCACTGCCGCAGCACTTCCCGATTGTGGCGACGATGATGTTCCGATCGGAATCGGCGGCGGATCTTGCTGGGCCGCAAAGCCGCCACGGCCAGCACGCTTCAGTGTCGCTGGACCTGCCACTCACGGACCTGCTGACACACCTGAAGCGGCTGCTGCCCTCGAGAACGAGGGCGGGGATGATTCGAAACCCAAGCCGGCCAGGGCCCGGCACGGCCGCCTTGCGCGCGGAAGCGAAGCACGCGGGGTTCACGCTGGTGATCAGGGACTGCGACAGAACCGACGACCTGTTGCGGACGTTCCTATCGTTCCGGGACGAAGTGGATTTTGTGTGGTGTCCACCGGAGAGCACGCTGTTCAATGGTTCCACCATCAAACCGTTGGTTTTGGCTTCGATCCGGAGCGGTCTACCGATTGTGGGCTTCTCGGAGAACTTCGTGCGCGCGGGCGCGGCGGTGGGCGTATACCCCGACTATGAAGACGTCGGTCGGCAGACCGGAGAGGTTACCCGGCTGCTGCTGGAGCGCAACAACGATCAGGCACTTGCGGTGTCACCGAGGCTGTGGCGTGTGGCCCTGAATGGCCGGGTGGCCCAGATGCTGGGCCTGCACTACGCCGAAAGCAGCGGCCATGATGACAACCGGTTCCAGGTGCTGCGATGA
- a CDS encoding TonB-dependent receptor plug domain-containing protein, giving the protein MTSAASKYLMTAGLLMCAGLSAQPAGQEAGTAPPRRAEAEPPESVLFEKMPVVEAASLHAQTLQQAPGNVSIITREDIHRYGYRTLGEAISSATGFYVSYDRVYRYVGVRGFSLPGDYNTRFLVMLNGHYMTENIYGSNGFFGQDFSLDLDLVERIEIIRGPSSVLYGSNGMFATINVVTRAANDSEPRVSVEVGSFGEKKVIVSTSTELGHGAKALISGSVFNNSGQDLYFPASDRPESNHGRGVSTDGERGYHLFANVTWGDWTFTGLAASREKLVPTGWYGTLFNDRGNKVADSRGFAEAAYVHDVGSNGSVRWRVYYDRYGFDGRYDNADGSAIVDSRDVARGDWMGSRLSYRFNESSTSALTVGGEVQWDLRSLQENFDILPAPWLRLRANVLDRSYGVFVQQEWSITSRLQANIGLRGDDARSTSGFLSPRVAFTFQQSALTTFKFLYGRAFRSPSTYERDYADGVFNLGNARLSPENINTWEVGAEHRFGSRLSLAASGYYSRVADLITAVNVETDVQQFRNVARNRSTGVDIDLKAHTYADTEISAGVSFQQVRNSALPYQVNSPAAIAKMRFYAPVARHRAGVAAGLSYLSPRKTILGDTVRQVLLADLTVSSSRTYHGVEFSGGIRNLFNQKYPDPVGLEHGTDRLAQNGISFFLKLTWQGAELGAAGVSSGRSKPGTGGAAGR; this is encoded by the coding sequence ATGACTTCCGCCGCTTCGAAGTACCTGATGACGGCAGGGCTGCTGATGTGCGCCGGGCTGTCGGCCCAACCGGCGGGACAGGAAGCAGGAACCGCGCCTCCCAGGCGTGCGGAGGCGGAGCCGCCGGAGTCGGTGCTGTTTGAGAAGATGCCGGTCGTGGAGGCCGCGTCGCTGCATGCGCAGACCCTGCAGCAGGCTCCCGGCAATGTAAGCATCATTACACGCGAGGACATTCACCGGTATGGATACCGGACGCTGGGCGAGGCGATCTCCAGCGCGACGGGATTCTATGTGAGCTACGACCGGGTTTACCGGTATGTGGGCGTACGCGGATTCTCGCTGCCAGGCGACTACAACACGCGTTTCCTGGTGATGCTCAACGGTCACTACATGACCGAGAACATCTACGGGTCGAACGGATTCTTTGGACAGGACTTCAGCCTGGACCTGGACCTGGTGGAGCGGATTGAGATTATCCGTGGCCCGTCGTCAGTCCTGTATGGCAGCAACGGGATGTTCGCGACGATCAATGTGGTGACACGTGCCGCGAACGACTCAGAACCCAGGGTGAGCGTGGAGGTGGGCAGCTTCGGGGAGAAGAAAGTCATTGTCTCCACTTCGACCGAGCTTGGCCACGGGGCGAAGGCGCTGATCTCAGGCTCCGTGTTCAACAATTCGGGGCAGGATCTGTACTTCCCGGCTTCTGACAGGCCCGAAAGCAACCACGGACGCGGTGTGTCGACAGATGGAGAGAGGGGCTACCACCTGTTTGCGAATGTCACGTGGGGCGACTGGACGTTTACGGGGCTGGCCGCGTCGAGGGAGAAACTGGTTCCCACGGGCTGGTATGGCACGTTGTTCAACGACAGGGGGAACAAGGTCGCCGACTCGCGGGGGTTCGCGGAGGCGGCCTATGTGCATGATGTCGGTTCGAACGGCAGTGTCCGGTGGCGGGTGTACTACGACCGGTATGGGTTCGATGGCCGCTACGACAATGCTGACGGATCAGCGATCGTGGACAGCCGGGATGTGGCGCGGGGCGACTGGATGGGCTCGCGGCTTTCTTACCGTTTCAACGAATCGAGCACGAGTGCGCTCACGGTAGGGGGGGAGGTGCAGTGGGACCTTCGTTCGCTGCAGGAGAACTTCGACATCCTGCCGGCGCCGTGGCTGCGTCTGCGCGCGAACGTGCTGGACCGGTCGTATGGAGTCTTCGTCCAGCAGGAATGGAGCATTACCAGCCGGCTGCAGGCAAATATCGGATTGCGGGGTGATGACGCCAGATCGACGAGCGGCTTCCTCTCACCGCGCGTGGCCTTTACGTTCCAGCAATCGGCCCTGACTACGTTCAAGTTCCTGTATGGCAGGGCATTCCGGAGTCCGAGTACATACGAGCGGGACTACGCCGATGGTGTTTTCAACCTGGGCAATGCGAGGCTTTCGCCCGAGAATATCAACACGTGGGAAGTGGGGGCTGAACATCGATTCGGCAGCAGGCTGAGCCTGGCTGCGAGCGGATACTACAGCCGGGTGGCGGATCTGATCACAGCCGTGAATGTTGAGACGGACGTGCAGCAGTTTCGGAATGTCGCCAGGAATCGATCCACAGGGGTGGATATTGACCTGAAGGCGCATACGTACGCGGATACGGAGATTTCGGCAGGCGTGTCCTTCCAACAAGTCAGGAACAGTGCCCTGCCCTATCAGGTGAACTCACCGGCCGCGATTGCGAAGATGAGGTTCTACGCGCCGGTGGCGCGGCACCGAGCGGGCGTGGCTGCCGGGTTGAGCTATCTCAGTCCGCGCAAGACGATTCTCGGCGACACGGTGCGCCAGGTGCTGCTGGCCGACCTGACGGTGAGTTCGAGCCGGACTTATCACGGCGTGGAGTTTTCCGGCGGTATCCGGAATTTATTCAACCAGAAGTACCCGGATCCGGTTGGATTGGAGCATGGAACCGACCGGCTGGCACAGAATGGCATCTCGTTCTTCCTCAAGTTGACCTGGCAGGGAGCGGAACTGGGGGCCGCCGGGGTCTCTTCCGGGAGAAGCAAACCGGGGACCGGAGGCGCCGCGGGGCGATGA
- a CDS encoding phosphoesterase yields MIRAVRTAFSIPAVGLTLVSLLSTAPSAAQPRTQAVPNMGQQITPLAPQGARFEPLNADFPYDPAFPPGQAWLVSHAVTTAVSPDHKTLLIMTSGYNRVSNTHNLPEPPPVTTPPTPPTPTWMANYSMEYIFVYDISTPKPFKKQVLLVPYTYNGLVFDPSGNAFYISGGPSDYVFIANRNSDGTWSNKFTPLPLGHKGVGNGLAVPPGAPPAAINERVSVVPCASGVAISKDGQTLVVANYYNDSISVFTGGLGKWVLYRELDLRPGKTDPSKAGVPGGEYPFWVSIKGSGADAIAYVSSIRDREIVVVKLAGAPELFNPAGRPTIITRIPVKGQPNKMTLNAAQTFLYVAEDQADIVDVIDTAANTVVESIPVIASNVPAALAQYKGANPNSVTLSPDETRLYVTNGNLNCIAVIALSGNNSGDKVIGLIPTGWYPNSVSLSGDGQTVYSVNGKSPTGPNPAWCYGGYGPPGWPTCLDTNEYNPQLTKAGFQSFPLPAQGALDTLTKQVAENNRFSAVSSPEDAAIMEAVRKGTRHVIFIIKENRTYDQILGDLEIGNGDPDLTEFGEQVTPNQHNLARKFVTLDNFLDTAEVSYDGWLWTTSGQAPDVVQRQYPIAYAYRGLSLDSEGTNRSVNVSIPSLADRKAANPFTPNDPDILPGQTNTAAPDGPDNEVNTGYLWDSAFRANLTVRNYGFFIDTVRYNTQNYSIPLLTDPYWAGTRVAYPSSVSLAPYTDLFFRGFDNAFPDYYRFKEWERDFDSAYAKGGLPSLSLVRFMHDHTGNYDTAIEGVNTPETQVADNDYAVGMLIEKISKSIYADDTLIFIIEDDAQDGGDHVDSHRSTAYVAGAYVKQGALVSTQYNTLDFLRTIEEVLGLPPMNLNDALAKPMTDIFNTKPSPWNFSAAPSPMLYNTKLPLPPKPAGLVIPKPAHKASYWVRAMKGMDFESEDRVDPQDFNRILWKGLKGNKPYPASTTGRDLRQNRKELLERYRQSTK; encoded by the coding sequence ATGATCAGAGCAGTTCGCACGGCCTTTTCGATCCCCGCCGTTGGCCTCACCCTCGTCTCGCTTCTCTCCACCGCGCCCAGCGCCGCGCAGCCCAGAACTCAGGCCGTACCCAACATGGGACAGCAGATCACGCCGCTGGCGCCCCAGGGAGCGCGCTTCGAACCCCTGAATGCAGACTTTCCCTACGACCCCGCCTTCCCGCCCGGACAGGCCTGGCTGGTCAGCCACGCGGTCACCACTGCGGTCAGTCCGGACCACAAGACTCTGCTCATCATGACCAGCGGCTACAACCGCGTCTCCAATACGCACAATTTGCCCGAACCCCCTCCGGTAACCACGCCACCCACGCCGCCTACTCCGACGTGGATGGCCAACTACTCGATGGAGTACATCTTCGTCTACGACATCTCCACGCCGAAGCCCTTCAAGAAGCAGGTGCTGCTCGTTCCCTACACCTACAACGGGCTCGTCTTCGACCCCTCCGGCAATGCCTTCTACATCTCCGGCGGACCCAGCGACTACGTCTTCATTGCGAACCGCAACAGCGACGGAACCTGGTCGAACAAGTTCACTCCTCTGCCGCTCGGCCACAAAGGTGTCGGCAATGGCCTGGCCGTACCGCCCGGCGCGCCGCCCGCGGCCATCAATGAGCGCGTGTCGGTGGTCCCCTGCGCCTCTGGCGTCGCCATTTCAAAGGATGGCCAGACCCTCGTCGTGGCCAACTACTACAACGACTCCATCAGTGTCTTCACCGGCGGCCTGGGCAAATGGGTCCTCTATCGTGAACTCGATCTGCGCCCCGGCAAGACTGACCCCTCAAAAGCCGGCGTACCCGGCGGCGAATACCCCTTCTGGGTCTCCATCAAGGGCAGTGGCGCCGACGCCATCGCCTACGTCTCCAGCATTCGCGATCGTGAGATCGTTGTCGTCAAACTGGCTGGCGCCCCGGAACTCTTCAACCCCGCCGGCCGGCCCACCATCATCACCCGCATCCCGGTCAAGGGTCAGCCGAACAAGATGACGTTGAATGCCGCCCAGACTTTCCTCTATGTGGCTGAAGACCAGGCCGATATCGTCGACGTCATCGACACGGCCGCTAACACCGTCGTCGAGTCCATCCCCGTCATCGCCTCCAACGTCCCAGCCGCGCTCGCTCAGTACAAGGGAGCAAACCCCAACAGTGTGACCCTCTCGCCTGACGAGACTCGGCTCTACGTCACCAACGGCAATCTCAACTGCATCGCCGTCATCGCCCTGAGCGGCAACAATAGCGGCGACAAAGTCATCGGCCTCATCCCCACGGGCTGGTATCCCAACTCGGTCAGCCTCAGCGGCGACGGCCAGACTGTCTACTCGGTGAACGGCAAGTCGCCCACTGGGCCCAATCCGGCCTGGTGCTACGGCGGCTATGGGCCTCCCGGCTGGCCCACCTGCCTGGATACGAACGAGTACAACCCGCAACTGACCAAGGCGGGTTTCCAGAGCTTCCCGCTGCCCGCTCAGGGCGCCCTCGATACCCTCACCAAACAGGTAGCCGAAAACAACCGCTTCTCCGCCGTCAGCAGCCCCGAAGATGCCGCCATCATGGAGGCCGTGCGCAAAGGCACCAGGCACGTCATTTTCATCATCAAGGAGAACCGCACCTACGACCAGATCCTGGGCGATCTTGAGATCGGCAACGGAGATCCGGACCTGACGGAGTTTGGCGAGCAGGTCACACCAAACCAGCACAATCTGGCCCGCAAATTCGTCACCCTCGACAACTTCCTCGACACCGCCGAGGTCAGCTACGACGGCTGGCTCTGGACCACCTCGGGCCAGGCCCCCGATGTCGTGCAGCGCCAATACCCCATCGCCTACGCCTACCGCGGCCTCAGTCTCGACTCCGAGGGCACCAACCGCAGCGTGAACGTATCAATCCCCTCCCTCGCCGATCGCAAGGCGGCCAATCCCTTCACCCCCAACGATCCCGACATCCTGCCGGGCCAGACCAATACCGCCGCGCCGGATGGACCGGACAACGAAGTGAATACCGGCTATCTGTGGGATTCCGCCTTTCGCGCCAATCTCACCGTGCGCAACTACGGCTTCTTCATAGACACCGTCCGCTACAACACGCAGAACTACTCCATCCCGTTGCTGACGGATCCTTACTGGGCCGGTACCCGCGTGGCTTACCCCTCCAGCGTGTCCCTCGCCCCCTATACGGATCTCTTCTTCCGAGGCTTCGATAACGCGTTCCCCGACTACTACCGCTTCAAGGAGTGGGAGCGCGATTTCGACTCAGCTTACGCCAAGGGTGGCCTGCCTTCGCTCAGTCTGGTCCGCTTCATGCACGACCACACGGGCAACTACGACACTGCCATCGAGGGAGTCAACACCCCCGAGACGCAAGTCGCCGATAACGACTACGCGGTCGGCATGCTCATTGAGAAGATCTCCAAGAGCATCTACGCCGATGACACGCTCATCTTCATCATCGAGGACGATGCCCAGGATGGCGGCGACCACGTTGACTCCCACCGCAGCACCGCCTATGTAGCCGGCGCCTACGTGAAGCAGGGCGCCCTCGTCTCCACTCAATACAACACCCTCGATTTCCTCCGCACCATTGAGGAAGTTCTCGGCCTGCCGCCGATGAACCTCAACGACGCGCTCGCCAAACCGATGACCGATATCTTCAACACCAAGCCCAGCCCTTGGAACTTCAGCGCCGCGCCATCTCCCATGCTTTACAACACGAAGCTGCCGCTGCCGCCTAAGCCCGCCGGCCTGGTCATCCCGAAGCCGGCCCACAAGGCCTCCTACTGGGTGCGTGCCATGAAAGGCATGGACTTCGAATCCGAGGATCGGGTCGATCCTCAGGACTTCAATCGCATCCTCTGGAAGGGACTCAAGGGCAACAAGCCTTATCCCGCCTCCACCACCGGCCGGGATCTCCGGCAGAACCGCAAGGAACTGCTCGAGCGTTACCGGCAGTCCACGAAATAG
- a CDS encoding DinB family protein, translated as MSADFLDECLAVLSRTPKTLDALLRGLPVAWTEATEGAGTWSPYIVMGHLIHCEKTDWMPRAMMILEHGPARPFEPLDREAQLKAPQGRPLDDLLDEFGELRLGNVDRLRALALQPAQLALVGTHPAFGPVTLRQLLATWTAHDMAHLLQVSRVMARRLKSDVGPWAEYLSVMK; from the coding sequence ATGAGCGCTGATTTTCTGGATGAGTGCCTGGCGGTTTTGTCGCGGACTCCGAAGACGCTGGATGCGCTGCTGCGTGGTTTGCCAGTGGCTTGGACGGAGGCGACAGAGGGTGCGGGCACGTGGAGTCCGTACATTGTCATGGGTCACCTGATTCATTGCGAAAAGACGGACTGGATGCCCCGGGCGATGATGATCCTCGAGCATGGTCCGGCGCGGCCGTTTGAGCCTCTCGACCGCGAGGCCCAGTTGAAGGCACCGCAGGGCCGTCCATTGGATGACTTGCTGGATGAGTTCGGCGAGCTGCGGCTCGGGAATGTGGACCGGCTGCGGGCACTGGCCCTGCAACCGGCGCAACTGGCCCTGGTGGGTACGCATCCGGCGTTCGGGCCCGTGACGCTGCGGCAGTTGCTGGCGACCTGGACCGCTCACGATATGGCGCATCTGCTGCAGGTGAGCAGGGTGATGGCGCGGCGGCTCAAGTCGGATGTCGGGCCGTGGGCGGAGTATCTCTCGGTGATGAAGTAA
- a CDS encoding bifunctional 4-hydroxy-2-oxoglutarate aldolase/2-dehydro-3-deoxy-phosphogluconate aldolase, with the protein MNKEEVKARIIQTGIIPAIRTPAADDALFAIEAVSHAGIGIVELTMTIPGALPLLTRIVRDNPGLVVGAGTVVDAGLARRCLDAGAAFLTSTGLELDTLEFALRNQVVAMPGALTPTEVISAWKAGADFVKVFPCSLAGGPAYLRALTAPLPLVPLIASGGVNQQTAGDYILAGATALGIGGNLMPREAVECRNAQWIAELTRRFLQMVAEARARRQQK; encoded by the coding sequence ATGAATAAAGAGGAAGTCAAGGCGCGCATCATACAGACGGGCATCATACCGGCCATTCGCACGCCGGCAGCAGACGATGCTCTGTTTGCCATCGAGGCCGTCTCCCATGCCGGCATCGGCATTGTGGAACTCACCATGACGATACCCGGAGCCCTCCCGCTGCTCACCCGCATCGTCCGTGACAACCCTGGCCTCGTCGTCGGAGCCGGTACCGTCGTCGATGCCGGTCTCGCCCGTCGATGTCTCGACGCCGGAGCCGCTTTCCTCACCAGCACCGGCCTGGAACTGGATACGCTCGAATTCGCGCTCCGCAATCAGGTCGTCGCCATGCCCGGAGCCCTGACGCCTACCGAGGTCATCTCCGCCTGGAAGGCCGGCGCCGATTTCGTCAAGGTCTTCCCCTGTTCCCTGGCCGGCGGGCCCGCTTACCTGCGGGCCTTGACTGCGCCCCTCCCCCTCGTTCCACTCATCGCTTCCGGCGGAGTGAACCAGCAGACAGCCGGGGACTACATCCTCGCCGGAGCCACCGCCCTCGGCATCGGAGGGAACCTGATGCCGCGCGAAGCCGTCGAGTGCCGCAACGCGCAATGGATCGCGGAACTGACCCGCCGTTTCTTGCAGATGGTCGCGGAAGCGCGCGCCCGCCGGCAGCAGAAATGA
- a CDS encoding response regulator, whose protein sequence is MRLFGVGQNGRRRSLQFDIFLSNFWLVALAVSGLTAFLVHTGSVELKSQLGLRADSIAGLAASQVEYPLLVGNTQELQRVVQSVIGSQDVLYAIVSDPKGAPLASASARGFLTKNIPEDAAGNPRTGASQRELSAGDRAGILEVRAQVASRSDIGLMDWTSADAPVTALGSIRIGFSTESQAATSRRTIGAALIAALLAQLLLYPIQFVRLRRALAPLGQLRQVTQLVAKGDLTRRASVARMDEVGELAAAFNEMVDQVRSRQELQELLHQAQEANRMKSEFLANMSHEIRTPMNGIMGMTELALTTELTGEQRDYLETVSHSADSLLRVINDILDFSKIEAGKMDLDPRPFSLRELVSSTLRALAVRAEEKGLELLCDFRDDAEDSLIGDADRLRQVILNLTGNAIKFTERGEVLLEADTAPSYGDSVEVHFRIRDTGIGIPKEKQAYIFESFTQVDASTTRNYGGTGLGLAISSRLARLMGGRIWLESEPGKGSTFHFVTRCTYGPRKAEENPAQPMPHLHGIRVLIADDNGTQLRILEHMLARWGACTCSAQTAERALELARAQAGRKEPFQLLLADGRMPGVGGFELVSRVRKETGERVSAILMISPTHLAEDVQLCRRLGEAQHVPKPVFPNSLRTAILQALSAEQAERSAPAEKLPANATAINGTLRGLSVLVAEDNRVNQRLAVALLDKAGCEVSVASNGREVLEQLSRARFDVIVMDVQMPELDGYGATAAIRKLEEGTGRHIPILAATAFAMTSDQARCLEAGMDGYVAKPFRQASLYDAIEQVLKHAPAPPRRGSAALVVPGDPPVSLNEAGPAPKTIP, encoded by the coding sequence ATGAGACTATTCGGAGTTGGGCAGAACGGGCGCAGGAGAAGCCTGCAGTTCGATATCTTCCTCTCGAACTTCTGGCTGGTAGCACTCGCCGTGAGCGGCCTGACGGCCTTTCTGGTCCACACCGGATCAGTGGAGTTGAAAAGCCAATTGGGGCTGCGCGCAGACTCGATTGCGGGGCTCGCCGCGAGCCAGGTGGAATACCCACTTCTGGTGGGCAACACACAGGAACTGCAGCGGGTCGTGCAATCGGTGATTGGGAGCCAGGATGTGCTCTACGCGATTGTGTCCGATCCGAAAGGCGCGCCCCTGGCGAGTGCGTCGGCACGAGGTTTTCTGACAAAAAACATCCCGGAGGACGCGGCTGGGAATCCCAGGACCGGCGCGAGCCAGAGGGAATTGAGCGCAGGGGACAGAGCAGGGATCCTGGAGGTGCGGGCACAGGTGGCCAGCCGGTCGGACATTGGGTTGATGGACTGGACGAGCGCGGACGCCCCGGTGACAGCGCTGGGTTCGATCCGAATCGGATTCTCCACTGAATCGCAGGCGGCCACATCGCGTCGAACCATAGGCGCCGCGCTGATTGCGGCCCTGCTGGCGCAGTTGCTGCTCTATCCCATTCAGTTTGTGCGCTTGAGGAGGGCACTGGCGCCGCTGGGCCAATTGAGGCAGGTGACGCAACTGGTGGCGAAGGGCGACCTCACCAGGAGAGCATCCGTCGCGCGGATGGATGAGGTGGGTGAACTCGCTGCCGCGTTCAACGAGATGGTCGACCAGGTGCGGTCGCGGCAGGAGTTGCAGGAGCTGTTGCACCAGGCACAGGAAGCGAACCGGATGAAGAGCGAATTCCTGGCCAACATGAGCCACGAGATCCGGACTCCGATGAACGGCATCATGGGCATGACAGAACTGGCGCTGACGACAGAGCTGACAGGCGAGCAGCGGGACTACCTTGAGACGGTGTCCCACTCGGCCGATTCGCTGTTGCGAGTGATCAACGACATCCTGGATTTCTCGAAGATTGAGGCGGGCAAGATGGACCTGGATCCGCGGCCCTTCTCCTTGCGTGAGCTGGTGAGCAGTACGTTGCGCGCATTGGCAGTGCGGGCGGAGGAGAAGGGGCTGGAACTCCTCTGCGATTTTCGGGATGACGCGGAAGACAGCCTGATTGGCGACGCGGACCGGTTGCGGCAGGTGATTCTCAACCTGACCGGAAACGCGATCAAATTCACTGAGCGCGGCGAAGTGTTGCTGGAAGCAGACACCGCCCCATCGTACGGCGATAGCGTGGAGGTGCATTTCCGTATCAGGGACACCGGAATCGGTATCCCGAAGGAAAAGCAGGCTTATATCTTCGAATCATTCACGCAGGTGGATGCCTCGACCACGCGCAACTATGGCGGAACCGGACTTGGGCTGGCTATCTCGTCGCGGCTGGCGCGGTTGATGGGCGGCCGGATCTGGTTGGAGAGCGAGCCAGGAAAGGGCAGTACGTTCCACTTTGTGACCCGGTGCACATACGGCCCGCGCAAGGCGGAGGAGAATCCGGCGCAACCGATGCCCCATCTGCATGGAATACGAGTGCTCATCGCGGACGACAATGGGACACAGCTGCGGATTCTCGAGCACATGCTGGCGCGGTGGGGCGCGTGCACGTGTTCGGCGCAGACGGCTGAGCGAGCCCTGGAACTGGCGCGTGCCCAAGCGGGGCGAAAGGAGCCATTCCAATTGCTGCTGGCAGACGGCCGCATGCCTGGTGTTGGCGGGTTTGAACTCGTGAGCCGGGTGAGGAAAGAGACTGGGGAGAGAGTCTCCGCGATCCTGATGATCAGCCCCACCCACTTGGCCGAGGATGTACAACTATGCAGGCGCCTGGGAGAGGCGCAGCACGTGCCCAAGCCGGTTTTCCCGAATTCGCTGCGGACCGCGATCCTGCAGGCCCTCAGCGCGGAGCAGGCGGAGCGTTCCGCGCCGGCAGAGAAACTGCCAGCCAACGCGACGGCGATCAATGGAACCCTGCGGGGCTTGTCGGTGCTTGTGGCGGAGGATAACCGGGTGAATCAGCGGTTGGCCGTCGCCCTACTGGACAAGGCTGGCTGTGAGGTTTCCGTGGCTTCCAATGGGCGCGAAGTTCTGGAGCAGCTGAGCCGGGCCCGATTCGACGTGATCGTGATGGACGTGCAAATGCCCGAGTTGGACGGGTATGGCGCGACGGCGGCCATCCGGAAACTGGAAGAGGGGACAGGCCGGCACATCCCTATTCTGGCGGCGACGGCATTTGCAATGACGTCCGACCAGGCGCGATGTCTGGAGGCGGGGATGGACGGATATGTGGCCAAGCCTTTCCGTCAGGCTTCGTTGTATGACGCGATCGAGCAGGTGCTGAAACACGCTCCTGCCCCACCGCGGCGCGGTTCCGCCGCATTGGTCGTGCCGGGCGACCCGCCGGTTTCGCTGAACGAGGCGGGTCCCGCTCCTAAGACGATTCCATAG